The proteins below come from a single Dehalococcoidales bacterium genomic window:
- the hisF gene encoding imidazole glycerol phosphate synthase subunit HisF yields MKSIRVIPCLDIKNGRVVKGINFINLQDARDPVEAAQAYCREGADELVFLDIFATLENRKTRLEWVKKVRNVVDVPFAVGGGICSIEDMEALKSIGADKVSINTAAVKNPSLIEEAALRFGSSSLVVAIDGRKNPPGSKMPRLEVVVKSGEDAVGMDIVEWARKVESLGAGEILLTSKDADGTKGGYDIEMTLAVAEAVKIPVIASGGAGTLEHMYEAVVTGKASAVLAASVFHFGELGVGEVKRYLKARGIPINS; encoded by the coding sequence GTGAAAAGTATTAGAGTAATCCCGTGCCTGGATATAAAAAATGGAAGAGTGGTAAAAGGGATTAATTTTATTAACCTTCAGGATGCAAGGGATCCAGTGGAAGCTGCCCAAGCCTATTGCCGGGAAGGAGCTGACGAACTGGTTTTTCTGGATATATTTGCCACCCTGGAAAACCGTAAAACTCGCCTTGAATGGGTTAAAAAAGTACGTAACGTGGTTGATGTTCCCTTTGCGGTAGGTGGAGGCATTTGTTCTATTGAAGATATGGAAGCCTTGAAATCAATCGGGGCCGATAAAGTCTCAATCAATACAGCAGCGGTAAAAAATCCCTCGCTGATAGAAGAAGCAGCCCTTCGTTTTGGCTCATCCAGTCTGGTGGTTGCCATTGATGGGAGGAAAAATCCTCCTGGCAGCAAAATGCCCAGGCTTGAAGTGGTGGTAAAAAGTGGCGAAGATGCTGTTGGCATGGATATTGTAGAATGGGCTCGCAAGGTTGAATCACTGGGAGCTGGAGAGATACTGCTTACCAGCAAGGATGCTGACGGAACCAAAGGTGGTTATGATATTGAAATGACCTTGGCGGTGGCGGAGGCGGTCAAAATTCCGGTGATTGCTTCGGGCGGCGCTGGAACCTTGGAACATATGTACGAGGCGGTCGTAACGGGGAAAGCCTCCGCTGTATTGGCAGCTTCGGTTTTTCATTTCGGGGAGCTTGGAGTTGGTGAGGTAAAAAGGTATCTCAAGGCCAGGGGGATTCCCATCAACAGTTAG
- a CDS encoding rhomboid family intramembrane serine protease, producing MRNTVLRNLNPIIVIVAINVIVFFTVRLFPDLIGYLGLWGRPLFIERPWGLITSVFTHYDLFHLFANMFTLYFFGNYVLRLVGVRKFIILYLAGGILGGAFFVLLSPYSLAIGASGAVFALGGALAILVPNSRVIIFPLPVPMPLWIAVIGGFIILSFMSGVAWQAHLGGLLTGLVAGLIFKRSSRYFYF from the coding sequence ATGCGTAATACCGTTTTGCGTAATCTGAATCCGATAATTGTAATAGTAGCAATTAATGTAATAGTATTTTTTACCGTACGGCTGTTTCCTGACCTGATAGGGTACCTTGGTTTATGGGGCAGGCCGCTTTTTATTGAAAGACCGTGGGGTTTGATTACCAGTGTTTTTACCCATTATGACCTGTTTCACCTATTTGCCAATATGTTTACTCTATATTTCTTTGGTAATTATGTGCTCAGGTTGGTTGGAGTGCGGAAATTTATTATTCTTTATCTGGCAGGGGGTATACTGGGAGGTGCATTTTTTGTACTTCTATCACCTTATTCATTAGCAATTGGCGCCTCTGGCGCGGTATTTGCTTTAGGTGGTGCACTTGCTATACTGGTTCCCAATTCAAGAGTGATTATCTTCCCCCTTCCGGTGCCAATGCCATTATGGATAGCGGTTATCGGTGGATTTATAATACTGTCTTTTATGTCGGGAGTTGCCTGGCAGGCACACTTGGGCGGTTTATTAACCGGACTTGTGGCCGGCTTGATATTTAAACGCAGCAGTCGCTATTTTTATTTTTGA
- a CDS encoding Hsp20/alpha crystallin family protein, translating to MTTIRTTFANPISLRDAMDRLFEQSFIRSPQATDEDRTVRTMAVNLYEKDDVYYLQAYLPGVKSDNVDISIDGNAINIKARIPSRLEGEDAGNCRWYITELGYGEMNRSVSFPVPVDANRIEASQDNGVLTVTVPKAEEAKPRQIKVKTA from the coding sequence ATGACAACGATAAGAACTACTTTTGCAAATCCGATATCCTTGAGGGATGCCATGGATCGACTTTTCGAACAGAGCTTTATTCGATCACCGCAGGCTACTGATGAGGACAGAACGGTTCGGACCATGGCCGTCAATCTATATGAAAAAGATGATGTTTATTATTTACAGGCATATTTGCCGGGTGTAAAGTCCGATAATGTTGACATTAGCATAGATGGCAATGCTATCAATATCAAAGCGCGTATTCCTTCCCGGTTGGAAGGCGAGGATGCCGGTAACTGCCGATGGTACATTACTGAGTTGGGTTACGGAGAAATGAACCGCTCTGTAAGCTTCCCAGTACCTGTAGATGCGAATCGTATCGAAGCAAGTCAGGATAACGGAGTACTAACAGTTACCGTTCCTAAAGCGGAGGAAGCCAAGCCCAGGCAAATCAAAGTAAAAACTGCTTAA
- a CDS encoding cytochrome c-type biogenesis CcmF C-terminal domain-containing protein — protein MAELGYISLVLALVAAIFALVGFIYGGREKDSWLNRNARKSAIGVFILVTVAVIILEAALLTHQFELKYVYQYTSTDMSPIYLFSGLWAGNAGSLLFWTWMLTICGYILVMRQRPGKRELTPYTMAIVMFTQIFFILLVLFFSNPFARLEASTFPVVPSEGVGMNPLLENPGMLFHPPTLIAGWAVFTIPFGFAISALLNNKLDNTWISQSRRWVVIAWLLLGVGNILGAWWAYAELSWGGYWTWDPIENAGLVPWLLSTAFLHSMVVQKRRGGFKFWNIGLAAAIFITIILGAFLTRSGVLQSKHAFLPSAMDSLFLALLIISIIGSIGLIIWRRKELKTEMAITNLVSRESTFLLSNVLFAGSAVVILAGTLSPLLPGSPTMDSTFFNRAVLPLFVSVILLIGLCTALGWRRPQARKIKTTYFVSALLSLVVIGLLVIFGAREWYALIPAFVALFAIFSSILVWIGDCLSRRRALSENFFHSAINLVRANRARYGGYLIHMSIAIIAIGVIGSTVYDTETTAVLAPGDTMTIKDYEITYETLLGSGDGSRMEIWAELTVSKNDKLIGNMEPLKLFHRSYEGAMSKVAIRYSLVEDLYISLTGWEPIDADDLTKGYWAGFMAKVNPLISWIWVGGFILLAGGLICYWPKGKKEPISNSEE, from the coding sequence ATGGCAGAATTAGGCTATATTTCGTTAGTGCTTGCTCTCGTGGCAGCTATTTTTGCCCTGGTTGGCTTCATTTACGGAGGTCGGGAGAAAGATTCCTGGCTCAATCGTAACGCTCGAAAATCTGCTATTGGCGTTTTTATCCTTGTTACAGTAGCCGTAATAATTCTGGAAGCTGCTCTCCTTACCCACCAATTTGAATTAAAATACGTGTACCAATACACTAGCACCGATATGTCCCCCATTTATCTTTTCAGTGGACTATGGGCAGGTAATGCCGGCTCGCTTTTATTTTGGACATGGATGCTAACTATATGCGGATATATTCTGGTTATGCGCCAACGCCCCGGAAAGCGCGAGCTGACACCTTACACCATGGCAATTGTAATGTTCACTCAGATATTTTTTATTCTGCTCGTATTGTTTTTCTCCAATCCCTTCGCTCGGCTGGAAGCCAGCACCTTCCCCGTTGTCCCCTCAGAGGGGGTAGGCATGAATCCATTGCTGGAAAATCCGGGCATGCTATTCCATCCACCTACCCTGATTGCCGGATGGGCGGTTTTTACCATCCCCTTCGGTTTCGCCATATCAGCTTTACTGAATAACAAACTGGACAATACCTGGATAAGCCAATCCAGGCGCTGGGTAGTAATAGCCTGGCTATTACTGGGTGTTGGGAATATATTAGGTGCCTGGTGGGCTTACGCCGAGCTATCCTGGGGAGGATACTGGACGTGGGATCCAATTGAAAATGCTGGTCTTGTGCCGTGGCTACTCTCTACTGCTTTTCTGCATTCAATGGTAGTCCAAAAACGCCGGGGTGGCTTCAAGTTTTGGAATATCGGGCTTGCCGCAGCCATATTTATCACTATTATTCTGGGCGCGTTCCTTACTCGCAGTGGCGTACTCCAATCTAAGCATGCATTCCTCCCTTCTGCCATGGATAGCCTGTTTCTGGCACTGCTCATAATATCCATTATTGGCTCTATTGGGCTTATCATTTGGAGACGCAAAGAATTAAAAACCGAAATGGCTATCACCAACCTGGTTTCACGCGAATCTACTTTCTTGCTCTCCAACGTGCTGTTCGCCGGCTCCGCTGTTGTAATCCTGGCTGGAACACTATCACCATTACTCCCCGGATCACCGACTATGGACAGTACTTTTTTCAATCGCGCAGTATTACCGCTTTTTGTCAGCGTTATTCTGCTTATCGGTTTATGTACCGCGCTTGGATGGCGGCGCCCGCAAGCGCGAAAGATCAAAACAACCTATTTTGTATCTGCCTTATTAAGCCTGGTTGTGATCGGTTTACTTGTAATATTCGGGGCTAGAGAATGGTATGCACTAATTCCAGCTTTCGTAGCCCTATTTGCAATCTTTTCCTCAATACTGGTCTGGATTGGGGATTGTCTTTCTCGCCGGCGAGCGCTTTCTGAAAACTTTTTTCATTCTGCAATTAACCTGGTTCGCGCCAACCGCGCTCGCTATGGCGGATACCTGATACATATGTCTATAGCCATCATAGCCATCGGTGTAATCGGTTCTACAGTATACGATACTGAAACCACAGCAGTGCTGGCTCCGGGCGACACTATGACAATTAAAGACTATGAAATTACTTACGAAACACTCTTGGGGAGCGGTGACGGCAGCCGCATGGAGATTTGGGCGGAACTCACCGTCAGCAAAAACGACAAGTTAATCGGCAATATGGAGCCCCTCAAGCTTTTTCACCGTAGTTACGAAGGAGCTATGAGCAAAGTCGCTATCCGTTATTCACTGGTCGAAGATCTCTACATCAGTCTTACCGGATGGGAACCCATTGACGCCGATGACCTTACCAAGGGCTACTGGGCGGGATTCATGGCTAAAGTTAATCCGCTTATCAGCTGGATTTGGGTCGGAGGCTTTATCCTTCTTGCCGGAGGCCTAATCTGCTACTGGCCTAAAGGTAAAAAAGAGCCGATTTCAAACAGTGAAGAATAA
- a CDS encoding heme exporter protein CcmB — translation MKELRDALIIASKDVLTEIRTREVLSSVVVFAILVIIIFNFAFGSSEQAAEIVAPGILWATFAFAGVLSLNRSFIMEKEEDCIEGLMVAPLSREAIYLGKFFGNTFFIILIQLIVIPIFSLLFNISFFKLELLVVTLLATLGFAAVGTLFAAMAVNTRARELVLPILFFPVITPVIIAAVNSSAQVLEGQTFSSISQWLGIIGAFDVIFLVASYLVFSFIIEE, via the coding sequence ATGAAGGAACTCCGGGACGCTCTGATAATCGCATCCAAAGATGTATTAACTGAGATTCGCACGAGAGAAGTGCTATCCTCTGTGGTGGTTTTTGCCATACTCGTGATTATCATTTTTAATTTTGCTTTCGGCAGCAGCGAACAAGCAGCAGAAATCGTAGCTCCCGGAATTCTTTGGGCAACTTTCGCCTTTGCTGGAGTGCTCAGCCTCAACCGCTCCTTTATTATGGAAAAGGAGGAAGATTGCATTGAGGGGCTGATGGTAGCCCCATTGAGCCGGGAAGCAATATATCTGGGAAAGTTTTTCGGAAACACTTTTTTTATTATTTTAATTCAGCTTATTGTTATTCCAATATTCAGCCTTCTGTTTAATATCAGCTTCTTTAAACTGGAACTGCTGGTGGTAACACTCCTGGCTACTTTGGGGTTCGCAGCTGTTGGTACTTTATTTGCTGCCATGGCAGTGAATACTCGTGCTCGTGAACTAGTGCTGCCAATTCTATTTTTCCCGGTAATTACCCCGGTAATTATAGCGGCTGTCAATTCTTCAGCCCAGGTGCTGGAAGGGCAAACCTTCAGCTCTATTTCCCAGTGGCTTGGAATAATAGGAGCTTTCGACGTTATTTTTCTTGTTGCAAGCTATTTGGTATTTAGTTTTATAATTGAGGAATAA
- a CDS encoding cytochrome c maturation protein CcmE — MKNKKFLIGGVIIGLAIILLAYMGFQGGNSYYFTVAEAIEQRDSVGQKQVRIQGEVATGFESTGAGQNLFFTLLHIDDDETTQPGSASIDIYYTGVIPNNFEAGRHVVVEGHFADDGSFTAAKIITACASKYESA, encoded by the coding sequence TTGAAAAATAAAAAGTTTCTTATAGGCGGGGTAATAATTGGCCTGGCTATAATACTATTAGCCTATATGGGGTTTCAGGGCGGTAACAGCTATTATTTTACGGTCGCTGAAGCTATCGAGCAACGGGATTCTGTAGGACAAAAACAGGTAAGAATACAGGGCGAAGTAGCTACCGGGTTTGAGAGTACCGGCGCGGGCCAAAACCTCTTTTTTACTCTCCTTCATATTGACGATGACGAAACAACCCAACCGGGATCTGCCAGTATAGATATTTATTATACCGGTGTTATTCCAAATAACTTTGAAGCTGGGCGCCACGTAGTAGTTGAAGGCCACTTTGCCGATGACGGAAGTTTTACCGCCGCCAAGATTATTACAGCCTGTGCCTCTAAATATGAATCGGCTTAA
- a CDS encoding ABC transporter ATP-binding protein translates to MISSIEVKNLCRNFGSFKALQDVSLTVQPGETLALFGHNGAGKTTLLKILSTIMKPTSGVVLYGGRNISEDPEGIRSNLGIVSHRSFLYPSLTAYDNLSFYARLYSVPNRDIRVKQLLSSLGLKARMYDKVGTFSRGMQQRLSIARSLLHQPQIVLMDEPESGLDNRASESLWRLLSEEKRTIVFTHHNLEKGFAVANRIIILARGRVFFAPDNKCSLAELQDAYFASLEAL, encoded by the coding sequence ATGATAAGTTCCATAGAGGTAAAAAACCTCTGCCGTAATTTTGGCAGTTTTAAAGCCCTGCAAGATGTTTCCCTCACTGTGCAACCCGGTGAAACATTAGCTCTGTTTGGCCATAACGGGGCTGGTAAAACTACCCTGTTGAAAATTCTTTCTACTATTATGAAACCCACCAGCGGGGTCGTCCTTTATGGAGGTCGCAATATTAGTGAGGATCCAGAAGGCATCCGCTCAAACCTCGGGATTGTCAGTCACCGCAGTTTTCTGTATCCCAGCCTCACTGCCTATGATAATCTTTCTTTTTATGCCCGACTTTACTCAGTGCCCAATCGCGATATACGCGTCAAGCAACTACTCTCCAGCCTGGGCTTGAAAGCTCGCATGTATGATAAGGTGGGTACTTTTTCTAGAGGTATGCAACAACGGCTTTCAATCGCCCGTTCCTTGCTGCATCAACCGCAAATAGTGCTAATGGACGAACCTGAATCCGGACTGGATAACAGGGCATCGGAAAGCCTTTGGCGGTTATTAAGCGAAGAAAAGCGCACGATTGTTTTTACCCATCATAATCTTGAAAAGGGTTTCGCAGTTGCTAATCGGATTATTATACTTGCACGCGGCAGAGTTTTTTTTGCACCGGATAATAAATGTTCCCTGGCGGAACTGCAGGATGCCTATTTTGCCAGTCTGGAGGCCTTATGA
- a CDS encoding LemA family protein: MLVHNHYLIIILIVGILSGIGCLVGAFYIYRRKQLIDGLPISKVQGVFIGFYLGALFIGWVWNTFNGLVRLRQRVRQAQSQIEVELKRRYDLVPRIVQIVEAYRRYESGLHQAATELRAQLEVLQGTTEHDIKGALPVLMAVIENYLSLKADGQFANLQHLLTETEQRLALSRDYYNQVSTFYNTRIEVAPDRFLAATTGFKPFNLLSSSGLERASIEVNLAD, translated from the coding sequence ATGCTGGTTCACAATCATTACTTAATCATTATATTGATTGTTGGCATCCTTTCAGGGATAGGGTGCCTGGTCGGGGCTTTTTATATTTATCGCCGCAAGCAATTGATTGACGGCCTCCCGATATCGAAAGTTCAGGGAGTGTTTATTGGTTTTTACTTGGGGGCTTTGTTTATTGGTTGGGTATGGAATACCTTTAATGGTCTGGTACGTTTACGCCAGCGTGTGAGGCAAGCGCAGTCCCAGATAGAAGTCGAATTAAAACGGCGTTATGATTTAGTTCCGCGAATTGTGCAGATAGTAGAAGCTTATCGACGATATGAATCTGGCTTGCATCAAGCAGCTACCGAGCTGAGGGCACAGCTTGAGGTGTTACAGGGCACTACCGAACATGATATAAAGGGAGCGCTTCCGGTTCTCATGGCAGTGATAGAAAACTATCTATCTCTTAAAGCAGACGGTCAGTTTGCCAATTTGCAGCATCTTTTGACTGAAACCGAACAGCGCTTGGCACTGTCTCGTGACTATTATAATCAGGTGAGCACTTTCTACAACACCAGGATTGAAGTCGCGCCTGACCGGTTTTTAGCCGCTACTACCGGTTTTAAGCCATTTAACCTGCTTTCTTCCTCAGGCTTGGAAAGAGCGAGTATTGAAGTAAATCTGGCCGATTGA
- a CDS encoding cytochrome c biogenesis protein, translating into MKRKILFFTASGLIMASFYMVFMYVPTEVDMGIVQRIFYYHVPVAWIAFLAFFVTCIGSIVYLVKRDTKWDNIASASAEIGLVFITLVLVTGPIWAKPAWGVWWVWEPRLTTSLILWFIYIAYFIIRGYVAGAERKARFGAVVGIIGFLNVPLVFLSVTLWRTQHPPLTIFSGGLEPPMLATLLVCIFAFNFLFFYLLAERTMMKDDENTLYQLKEQLTRRNA; encoded by the coding sequence ATGAAACGCAAGATCCTGTTTTTTACTGCATCAGGCCTGATTATGGCTTCGTTTTACATGGTGTTTATGTATGTCCCCACAGAAGTTGACATGGGGATTGTGCAACGGATTTTCTACTATCATGTCCCTGTAGCATGGATAGCTTTTTTGGCTTTCTTTGTAACATGTATCGGCTCTATAGTATATCTTGTCAAAAGAGATACAAAATGGGATAACATTGCTAGTGCGTCTGCCGAGATTGGGCTTGTCTTTATCACCCTGGTTCTGGTTACCGGCCCAATATGGGCAAAACCAGCCTGGGGAGTGTGGTGGGTATGGGAGCCCAGGCTGACTACTTCGCTGATATTATGGTTTATTTACATTGCTTATTTTATTATCCGAGGCTATGTTGCCGGTGCAGAAAGAAAAGCCCGCTTCGGAGCCGTTGTGGGCATCATAGGTTTTCTGAACGTCCCACTTGTTTTCCTTTCGGTAACCCTCTGGCGTACCCAGCACCCACCGCTGACCATTTTTTCCGGCGGACTTGAGCCACCCATGCTAGCAACACTATTGGTATGCATTTTTGCATTTAATTTCCTGTTTTTCTACCTGCTTGCCGAGAGAACCATGATGAAAGACGACGAAAATACTTTATATCAACTCAAAGAACAACTAACACGGAGGAACGCATAA
- a CDS encoding cytochrome b/b6 domain-containing protein: MAKKALILSVLFLATVPLGWYLSDSLGIIFFDDAWWLLLAATVLGAVLGIYSGLTRPREQISGEKIERHGARGFLSHWGTSVGIFVCLGTGIYMGFLIIDPFMETIADTALPLNLHFTGVALLLFAGFFFAMDYLVMRDWDRLIPNVKDIFHGMLGKYFLRRKWHAETKYLSSQKVAALGMGAIGAVILLTGAFKVASRIWDLSADIWGWMTLFHDIFTALFIFMLAIHIILVLVLKSHWPTLTSWITGSVGRDYVEEHHPVWYREITSGKQRAYKLFGYEEDRSEK, from the coding sequence ATGGCGAAGAAGGCTCTCATTCTTTCTGTGCTCTTCTTGGCCACCGTACCTCTCGGCTGGTACCTCTCAGACAGCTTGGGTATCATCTTTTTTGACGATGCCTGGTGGCTCCTGCTGGCGGCAACAGTCCTTGGTGCGGTGCTCGGTATCTACAGCGGTTTAACCCGCCCCAGAGAGCAAATAAGCGGCGAAAAGATAGAACGCCACGGTGCCCGCGGTTTCCTCTCCCATTGGGGGACTTCAGTGGGTATATTTGTATGTCTGGGTACCGGTATCTACATGGGATTCCTTATAATTGACCCATTCATGGAAACCATTGCAGACACCGCCCTGCCACTCAACCTGCATTTTACTGGAGTGGCTTTACTGCTTTTCGCAGGATTCTTCTTTGCAATGGACTATCTGGTAATGCGCGACTGGGATCGGCTGATTCCCAACGTAAAAGACATTTTTCATGGTATGCTGGGCAAGTATTTCCTGCGCCGCAAATGGCACGCAGAAACCAAATACCTCTCCAGCCAAAAGGTTGCAGCTCTCGGTATGGGCGCTATCGGTGCGGTAATACTGCTTACCGGTGCGTTTAAAGTGGCATCCCGCATCTGGGATCTTTCTGCTGATATCTGGGGCTGGATGACCTTGTTCCATGATATTTTTACCGCCCTGTTCATTTTCATGCTTGCAATACACATAATCCTGGTACTCGTACTAAAAAGCCACTGGCCGACTCTCACTTCATGGATTACCGGAAGCGTTGGCAGGGATTATGTCGAAGAGCATCACCCAGTCTGGTACCGGGAAATAACAAGCGGTAAACAACGCGCTTACAAACTGTTTGGATATGAGGAGGATAGAAGTGAAAAATAA
- a CDS encoding MerR family transcriptional regulator, with product MQRKTGVYVMQVAAMLTGLHPQTLRKYERVGLVSPIRINTLRLYSEEDIAQCRVIRRLVDEMGLNLAGVELALNISERLLELRNNLLEEGSANQKGNLALIKEMLQMLGED from the coding sequence ATGCAACGAAAAACAGGGGTTTATGTCATGCAGGTTGCAGCAATGCTAACCGGGCTTCATCCACAAACTTTACGCAAGTATGAAAGGGTAGGTCTGGTGAGCCCAATTCGTATCAATACCCTACGCTTGTATAGCGAAGAGGATATTGCTCAATGCCGCGTGATACGACGCCTGGTGGACGAAATGGGACTAAATCTTGCCGGAGTAGAGCTTGCTCTCAATATAAGTGAAAGACTCCTTGAGCTAAGAAACAATCTCCTTGAAGAAGGCTCAGCTAACCAGAAGGGGAATTTGGCGTTAATAAAAGAAATGCTTCAAATGCTCGGAGAAGATTAG
- a CDS encoding CcmD family protein: protein MENAGYMLAAFILIWAALLAYIFVLARKQAKMRRDIELVQEQLDEASQK from the coding sequence ATGGAAAACGCAGGCTACATGCTCGCTGCCTTTATTTTAATCTGGGCTGCCCTTCTGGCATACATCTTTGTCTTAGCAAGAAAACAAGCAAAAATGCGCAGGGATATTGAGCTTGTCCAGGAACAACTGGATGAAGCCTCTCAAAAATAA
- a CDS encoding Hsp20/alpha crystallin family protein produces MADIIRWEPFRDMMTLRQAMDRLFEDSFVRPASFGSLSVPDVAIEMKETDSDIVIKAELPGVMPNDVDVSIAEGVLTVKGEHKEEKEEKETNYYRRELKYGSFSRSVNLPAVVNADQAEAVFENGILTLTLPKAEEAKPRQIKVKTTQAIEGKKK; encoded by the coding sequence ATGGCAGATATAATTAGATGGGAGCCATTTCGCGATATGATGACGCTCAGGCAAGCTATGGACAGGCTATTCGAGGATTCCTTTGTGCGTCCAGCCAGTTTCGGATCTCTTTCGGTGCCAGATGTTGCCATAGAAATGAAAGAGACTGATTCCGATATAGTGATAAAAGCCGAGCTGCCTGGCGTGATGCCAAATGATGTCGATGTATCAATTGCCGAGGGTGTGTTAACTGTAAAGGGCGAACATAAGGAAGAAAAAGAAGAAAAAGAAACCAATTACTATCGGAGAGAGCTCAAGTACGGCTCATTCAGCCGCTCTGTCAATTTGCCTGCAGTTGTTAATGCTGATCAAGCCGAGGCAGTATTTGAAAATGGAATACTTACTTTAACGTTGCCTAAAGCGGAGGAAGCCAAGCCCAGACAAATCAAAGTAAAAACTACCCAGGCGATTGAAGGGAAAAAGAAATAG